A region from the Musa acuminata AAA Group cultivar baxijiao chromosome BXJ1-10, Cavendish_Baxijiao_AAA, whole genome shotgun sequence genome encodes:
- the LOC135595062 gene encoding F-box/kelch-repeat protein At1g15670-like: MLMEDLIPGLTNDVARECLARVPFNAFPTLFSVCKLWRQELRDPTFHRFRKSTGIAQPVVVVVQSVPDIAQSGRPRPVVYRLVIFEPATGVWSSLPPSPDLPFGPPLFCRLAAVGTELVVVGGWEPHNWATTDKVHVYDFLTGEWRRGSPVPDPLRSFFACAAMHGSDKGCRVVYVAGGHDENKNALRSAFAYDVTGDSWKPLPDMARERDECCAVILRGKFLVLGGYSTEAQGMFSRSAEVFDATAGSWGPVEEAVLEKAAWPVTCVAGEDGRMYQCTGKEVIVRLEGGAWATVAELPGEMRLVLNAVAWEGKLMVMGLGRSGGSLVANILDMKATTTMTTPASASWRKVEVPPEYQGRLLGVCCLVI; the protein is encoded by the coding sequence ATGCTCATGGAGGATCTGATTCCCGGCCTCACCAACGACGTGGCACGCGAGTGCCTCGCTCGAGTCCCCTTCAATGCCTTCCCCACCCTCTTCTCCGTCTGCAAGCTCTGGCGGCAGGAGCTTCGCGACCCGACGTTCCACCGATTCCGGAAATCCACCGGCATCGCACAACCCGTGGTCGTTGTAGTCCAGTCTGTGCCTGACATCGCCCAGTCCGGCAGGCCACGGCCTGTGGTCTACCGCCTCGTCATCTTCGAACCGGCCACCGGTGTTTGGAGCTCCCTACCCCCCAGCCCCGACCTACCCTTTGGCCCCCCGCTCTTTTGCCGGCTCGCCGCTGTTGGTACCGAGCTCGTCGTCGTCGGTGGCTGGGAACCGCATAACTGGGCCACAACCGACAAGGTCCACGTCTATGACTTCCTAACCGGTGAGTGGCGCCGCGGGTCCCCCGTCCCGGACCCGCTGCGGTCCTTCTTCGCCTGCGCGGCGATGCACGGTTCCGACAAGGGCTGCCGAGTAGTGTACGTAGCTGGCGGGCATGACGAGAACAAGAACGCGCTGCGGTCCGCTTTCGCGTACGACGTGACGGGCGACTCGTGGAAGCCTCTGCCCGACATGGCGCGGGAGCGCGACGAGTGCTGCGCGGTGATCCTGCGCGGCAAGTTCCTCGTCCTCGGCGGGTACTCCACGGAGGCGCAGGGCATGTTCTCGCGGAGTGCGGAGGTCTTCGACGCGACCGCGGGGAGTTGGGGCCCCGTGGAGGAGGCCGTGCTGGAGAAGGCGGCATGGCCCGTGACATGCGTCGCGGGAGAGGACGGGAGGATGTACCAGTGCACGGGGAAGGAAGTGATTGTACGGCTAGAGGGCGGCGCGTGGGCTACGGTGGCCGAGCTGCCAGGAGAAATGAGGCTGGTGCTCAACGCGGTGGCGTGGGAGGGGAAGCTCATGGTGATGGGGTTAGGAAGGAGCGGCGGCTCCCTTGTGGCGAACATTCTCGACATGAAAGCAACTACGACGATGACGACACCGGCTTCGGCGTCGTGGAGGAAGGTGGAGGTGCCACCGGAGTACCAAGGGCGCCTTCTGGGGGTGTGTTGCTTGGTGATCTAA
- the LOC103969076 gene encoding UDP-glucuronate 4-epimerase 1 has translation MMMRVIEDELFPSTPGKVKIERTHAASRQFHRCFASTSTLFLWALLLIALTASYLSFQSFVDTSSRYFTASWGGLHWERQIRASAAVRRDDGIAVLVTGAAGFVGTHVSLALRRRGDGVVGIDNFNAYYDPSLKKARKALLAGHGVFVVDGDINDARLLEKLFDTVPFTHVMHLAAQAGVRYAIENPASYIHSNVAGLVTLLEACKSADPQPAIVWASSSSVYGLNDKVPFSESDRTDRPASLYAATKKAGEEITHIYNHIYGLSITGLRFFTVYGPWGRPDMAYFSFTRNILQGKPITVYRGRDGTDLARDFTYIDDIVKGCVAALDTAEASTGIGKQKRRPAQYRIYNLGNTSPVTVPALVRILERYLKVKARKNMVEMPGNGDVPFTHANISLARAELGYKPTTNLETGLKKFVKWYLSYYGYSRRAGGKHQ, from the coding sequence ATGATGATGAGGGTCATCGAGGATGAGCTGTTCCCTTCGACGCCGGGGAAGGTGAAGATAGAGAGGACGCATGCGGCCAGCAGGCAGTTCCATCGCTGCTTCGCCTCCACAAGTACTCTCTTCCTATGGGCGCTGCTCCTCATCGCCCTCACCGCCTCTTACCTCAGCTTCCAGAGCTTCGTCGACACGTCTTCTCGCTACTTCACTGCCTCCTGGGGCGGCCTCCACTGGGAGCGCCAGATCCGCGCCTCCGCCGCCGTCCGTCGCGACGATGGGATCGCGGTCCTCGTCACGGGCGCCGCGGGCTTCGTCGGCACGCACGTGTCCCTCGCGCTCCGCCGACGCGGCGACGGCGTGGTTGGCATCGACAACTTCAACGCTTACTACGACCCCTCCCTGAAGAAGGCCCGCAAGGCGCTGCTCGCCGGCCACGGAGTGTTCGTCGTGGACGGCGACATCAACGATGCCCGCCTCCTAGAGAAGCTGTTCGACACCGTGCCCTTCACCCACGTGATGCACCTCGCCGCCCAGGCCGGCGTCCGCTACGCCATCGAGAACCCGGCCTCCTACATCCACAGCAACGTCGCCGGCCTCGTGACCCTCTTGGAAGCCTGCAAGTCCGCCGACCCGCAACCCGCCATCGTCTGGGCTTCCTCGTCCTCCGTTTACGGCCTGAACGACAAGGTCCCCTTCTCGGAGTCGGACCGCACCGACCGCCCGGCCTCCCTCTACGCTGCCACGAAGAAGGCCGGCGAGGAGATCACCCACATCTACAACCACATCTACGGCCTCTCCATCACTGGGCTCCGCTTCTTCACCGTCTACGGGCCCTGGGGCCGGCCGGACATGGCCTATTTCTCCTTCACCCGTAACATCCTCCAGGGGAAGCCCATCACCGTCTACCGCGGCCGCGACGGCACCGACCTCGCCCGCGACTTCACCTACATCGATGACATCGTCAAGGGGTGCGTGGCGGCCTTGGACACGGCGGAGGCGAGCACCGGGATCGGAAAGCAGAAGCGGAGGCCGGCGCAGTACCGGATCTACAACCTCGGGAACACGTCGCCGGTGACGGTGCCGGCGCTGGTGAGGATTCTAGAGCGATACCTAAAGGTGAAGGCGAGGAAGAACATGGTGGAGATGCCAGGCAACGGGGACGTGCCTTTCACGCACGCCAACATCAGCTTAGCGCGCGCCGAGCTCGGCTACAAGCCGACCACCAACCTGGAGACGGGTCTCAAAAAATTCGTGAAGTGGTACCTCTCTTACTACGGCTACAGTCGAAGAGCAGGAGGTAAGCACCAATAA
- the LOC135594830 gene encoding transcription termination factor MTERF15, mitochondrial-like, with protein sequence MAAATLRSVLRRNRLLTLFETCHLRDRLFFSSSVNAAAVTVGGTISPDPHFMVEYLVNSCGFSPSEAAKFSKPLAHLRSTEKPDAVLNFMRSQGFDGAGIRKVISWKPNYLCYNVEKNLAPKFQFLRDLGLSESDIVDAIQKNHGILLFNVQRSIVPRLEMWESLLGSRELVLKHLKKTRWFFFSSVEKNLQPNLKFLRYECGIPEERLSVVLRSHPQLISQKPESLRGLVARADELGMPRQSRMFMWTVNILQRVSKERFEAKVEFMRRFGWSESEFSSAVRKAPTFIGMSLDMLRRKVEFFINVIGYTPSFIADKSYLLLFSLPKRVIPRFRVTEMLKSKGLWTGQGKFTCILTLSDTKFIEKFVLPHKENVPELLDILRVAGVCKGK encoded by the coding sequence ATGGCGGCTGCGACGCTCCGCTCTGTACTCCGCCGCAATCGCCTCCTGACCTTGTTCGAAACCTGCCACCTTCGAGAtcgcctcttcttctcctcctctgtcaACGCTGCCGCCGTCACCGTAGGCGGCACCATATCTCCAGATCCCCACTTCATGGTGGAATACCTCGTGAATTCCTGCGGGTTCTCGCCCTCCGAGGCAGCCAAGTTCTCTAAACCCCTTGCGCACCTCCGATCCACCGAGAAACCCGACGCCGTTCTTAACTTCATGAGATCTCAGGGCTTCGATGGCGCCGGTATCAGGAAGGTGATATCTTGGAAACCCAATTACCTATGCTACAACGTGGAGAAGAACCTCGCCCCGAAGTTTCAGTTCTTACGCGATTTGGGCCTATCGGAGTCGGATATCGTCGATGCCATCCAGAAGAACCATGGCATCCTCCTCTTCAACGTTCAGCGTTCCATCGTCCCCAGATTGGAGATGTGGGAAAGTCTCTTGGGATCGAGAGAACTCGTTCTCAAGCATCTCAAGAAGACCCGATGGTTTTTCTTCTCCAGCGTTGAGAAGAATTTGCAACCTAACCTAAAGTTCTTGAGGTACGAGTGCGGCATTCCTGAAGAAAGGCTCTCTGTCGTCTTGAGAAGTCACCCACAATTAATCTCACAGAAACCAGAGTCTCTCCGAGGTTTGGTGGCGAGAGCCGATGAGCTGGGGATGCCACGGCAATCTCGGATGTTCATGTGGACAGTTAATATTCTCCAGAGGGTAAGCAAAGAAAGGTTCGAGGCCAAGGTCGAGTTCATGAGGAGGTTCGGGTGGTCGGAGTCGGAGTTTTCTTCTGCTGTCAGGAAAGCACCCACCTTCATAGGCATGTCCCTCGATATGTTGCGCAGAAAAGTGGAATTTTTTATCAATGTGATCGGTTACACCCCTTCCTTCATCGCCGACAAATCATATCTCTTGCTATTTAGTCTGCCGAAGAGGGTAATTCCTCGGTTTCGTGTCACAGAGATGTTGAAATCGAAGGGATTGTGGACTGGACAAGGCAAGTTTACATGCATTCTCACATTATCAGATACCAAATTCATTGAGAAGTTTGTTCTCCCTCACAAAGAAAATGTTCCTGAGCTGCTTGATATTTTGAGAGTTGCGGGCGTGTGTAAAGGAAAATGA
- the LOC103969077 gene encoding uncharacterized protein LOC103969077 translates to MAAATLRSVRRRNSLLPLFEICHLRDLLFFSSSVHRAAAAVGGTMSPDPHFMVEYLVNSCGFSPSEAAKVSKPLAHLRATEKPDAVLNFMRSQGFSGAGIRKVISADPRYLCYNVEKRLAPKFQFLRDLGLSESDIVDAILKNHGSLLHNVHRSFVPKLEMWESLLGSRELVLKHLKKTGWLFFSSVEKTLHPNLKFLRDECGIPEEMVSVVLRSHPKLISLKPESLRALVARADELGMPRQSRMFMWTLDVFHNVSKEKFESKGELMRSFGWSESEFSSAVMKNPTFLCISLDMLRRKVEFFMNVVGYTPSFIASHPNLLLSSLQKTVIPRFRVLEMLNTKGLWTRRGTFLSYVTLSNTKFMEKIVLPYKEKVPELRDILRAGECEGKCEGLYTLQIEAGCLSQGAAATALFRPTMAAATLRSVLRRNSLLPLFETCRLRDLFFFSSSSVDPAAAVGVTISPDPNFMVEYLVNSCGFSPSEAAMFSKPLARLRSTEKPDAVLNFMRSQGFDGAGIRKVISMKPNYLCYNVETNLAPKFQFLRDLGLSESDIVDAILKNPAILCLEVHRSFVPKLEMWESLLGSRELVLKHLKKTTRFFHSSVEKTLHPNLKFLRDECGIPEERVFLVLRSQPQLITNKPKSLRALVARADELGMPRQSRMFMWTLNILQRVSKERFEAKVELMRSFGWSESEFSSAVRKNPTFLSISLDMMRRKMEFFINVVGYTPSFIASQPSILLYSLQKRVIPRFRVTEMLKLKGLWTGKYKFTSILVFTDTKFMEKFVLPHKENVPELLDILRVAGTWKRNETLHLASEDEEGLS, encoded by the exons ATGGCGGCTGCGACTCTCCGCTCCGTCCGCCGCCGCAATAGCCTGCTGCCCTTGTTCGAAATCTGCCATCTTCgagatctcctcttcttctcctcctctgtccACCGTGCCGCCGCCGCCGTAGGCGGCACCATGTCTCCGGATCCCCACTTCATGGTGGAATACCTCGTGAACTCCTGCGGGTTCTCCCCCTCCGAGGCAGCCAAGGTCTCTAAACCCCTTGCGCACCTCCGAGCCACCGAGAAACCCGACGCCGTCCTTAACTTCATGAGATCTCAGGGCTTCAGCGGCGCCGGTATCAGGAAGGTGATATCTGCGGATCCTAGATACTTATGCTACAACGTGGAGAAGAGACTCGCCCCGAAGTTTCAGTTCTTACGCGATTTGGGCTTATCGGAGTCGGACATCGTCGATGCCATACTGAAGAACCATGGCAGCCTCCTCCACAACGTTCACCGTTCCTTCGTCCCCAAATTGGAGATGTGGGAAAGTCTCTTGGGATCGAGAGAACTCGTTCTCAAGCATCTCAAGAAGACAGGATGGCTTTTCTTCTCCAGCGTTGAGAAGACATTGCATCCTAACCTAAAGTTCTTGAGGGATGAGTGCGGCATTCCTGAAGAAATGGTCTCTGTCGTCTTGAGAAGTCACCCAAAATTAATCTCACTGAAACCAGAGTCTCTCCGAGCTTTGGTTGCGAGAGCCGATGAGCTGGGGATGCCACGGCAATCTCGGATGTTCATGTGGACACTTGATGTTTTCCACAACGTAAGCAAAGAAAAGTTCGAGTCCAAGGGCGAGCTCATGAGGAGCTTCGGGTGGTCGGAGTCGGAGTTTTCTTCTGCAGTCATGAAAAATCCCACCTTCTTATGCATCTCCCTCGATATGTTGCGCAGAAAAGTGGAATTTTTTATGAATGTAGTCGGGTACACCCCTTCCTTCATCGCCTCCCATCCAAATCTCTTGCTATCAAGTCTGCAGAAGACGGTAATTCCTCGGTTTCGTGTTTTGGAGATGTTGAATACGAAAGGCTTGTGGACTCGACGAGGCACGTTTTTGTCCTATGTGACATTATCAAATACAAAATTCATGGAGAAGATTGTTCTACCCTACAAAGAAAAGGTTCCTGAGCTTCGTGATATTTTGAGAGCAGGTGAGTGTGAAGGGAAATG CGAAGGGTTATACACACTGCAGATAGAAGCGGGTTGTTTGTCTCAGGGTGCCGCTGCGACTGCTCTCTTTCGTCCCACAATGGCGGCTGCGACGCTCCGCTCCGTACTCCGCCGCAATAGCCTCCTGCCCCTGTTCGAAACCTGCCGCCTTCgagatctcttcttcttctcctcctcctctgtcgACCCTGCCGCCGCTGTAGGCGTCACCATATCTCCAGATCCCAACTTCATGGTGGAATACCTCGTGAACTCCTGTGGGTTCTCCCCCTCCGAGGCAGCCATGTTCTCTAAACCCCTTGCGCGCCTCCGATCCACCGAGAAACCCGACGCCGTCCTTAACTTCATGAGATCTCAGGGCTTCGATGGCGCCGGTATCAGGAAGGTGATATCTATGAAACCCAATTACCTATGCTACAACGTGGAGACGAACCTCGCCCCGAAGTTTCAGTTCTTACGCGATTTGGGACTATCGGAGTCGGACATCGTCGATGCCATTCTGAAGAACCCTGCCATCCTCTGCCTCGAAGTTCACCGTTCCTTCGTCCCCAAATTGGAGATGTGGGAAAGTCTCTTGGGATCGAGAGAGCTCGTTCTCAAGCATCTCAAGAAGACAACGCGGTTTTTCCACTCCAGCGTTGAGAAGACATTGCATCCCAACCTAAAGTTCTTGAGGGATGAGTGCGGCATTCCTGAAGAAAGGGTTTTTCTCGTCTTGAGAAGTCAGCCACAATTAATCACAAATAAACCAAAGTCACTCCGAGCTTTGGTGGCGAGAGCCGATGAGCTGGGGATGCCACGGCAATCTCGGATGTTCATGTGGACACTTAATATTCTCCAGAGGGTAAGCAAAGAGAGGTTCGAGGCCAAGGTCGAGCTCATGAGGAGCTTCGGGTGGTCGGAGTCGGAGTTTTCTTCTGCAGTCAGGAAAAATCCCACCTTCTTAAGCATCTCCCTCGATATGATGCGCAGAAAAATGGAATTTTTTATCAATGTAGTCGGGTACACCCCTTCCTTCATCGCCTCCCAACCATCTATCTTGCTATATAGTCTGCAGAAGAGGGTCATTCCTCGGTTTCGTGTGACGGAAATGTTGAAATTGAAAGGATTGTGGACTGGAAAATACAAGTTTACATCGATTCTCGTATTCACAGATACCAAATTCATGGAGAAGTTTGTTCTCCCTCACAAAGAAAATGTTCCTGAGCTGCTTGATATTCTGAGAGTTGCTGGCACCTGGAAACGAAATGAAACCTTGCATTTGGCATCGGAGGATGAGGAAGGGCTTAGCTGA
- the LOC135596133 gene encoding putative leucine-rich repeat receptor-like serine/threonine-protein kinase At2g24130, which yields MDGTPFAMFYWKAKIMSFMVVKHVFFFLLHLLLRRVVTAHSYPLLARQISQDKAALLAFKNTLTLQSQRALSNWNETTEMCEFVNVTCDRRQGRYVVYLQLRSRNLSGHLSPVLANLTWIRRLDLSGNELSGHIPREFSSLRRLKYLDLSYNNLFGAIPPSLAYLTSLRYLYLANNYFAGQIPASIFYNCTRLGQIDLSANELSGHIPSAAGIGLPVLSALNLYQNYFTGRLPIWLSNSSLLRQLDVSNNNLSDELPTAIIQDKTKLKVLQLSLNNLSSHDNNTNLEPFFLTLSNCSELVELEIAGAGIGGFLPHAIGRGPRNLSIIHLEDNLISGPIPPDIANLTNLTLLNLSGNHLNGAIPKEIFGISKLQRLILSNNVLTGSIPPEIGNVVSVDLLDLSSNKLSGEIPSSIGNLVRISYLYLHSNELFGSIPATLGRYKSLNDLDLSFNRLTGKLPGEVSGIAKVMLNLSNNQLEGSLPKELSNMDHVQMIDLSANNFTGVIPVLSTCVELMLINLSHNHLEGQLPTELGSLRNLETLDVSFNGLGGEIPSSLNKCTHLSFFNLSHNDFTGWIPTGGVFSRFTNLSYLENPRLCGLVLQRACRRRPPQWRHSPKFLIAISVGGSVVAFLLTLCCVKLVRKMEGMGIPRRGDIFGGSSPVVKSSYPRITYRELVEATEEFSQGRLVGSGSYGRVYRGVLRDGTVVAVKVLNLHTGNSTKSFNRECQVLKRIRHRNLMRIITACSLPDFKALVLPFMANGSLDSYLYSSSSDLSLIQRVNICSDIAEGMAYLHHHSPVKVIHCDLKPSNVLLNDDMTALVSDFGIARLVMNVGVGSEVENVGNSTANMLCGSIGYIAPEYGYGARASTKGDVYSFGVLVLEVVTRKRPTDEVFEGGNSLQQWVKSHYHGGAETVVDSALGSEARKQTPEVRRTWEVAIGELLELGVVCTQESPSSRPTMEDTADDLDRLKKYLAGDTTATFGSSLGMSSSIFGETSLSNVDD from the exons ATGGACGGTACTCCTTTTGCTATGTTTTACTGGAAGGCAAAGATCATGTCTTTCATGGTCGTAAAgcatgtcttcttcttcctcctccacctcctcctccgacgCGTTGTCACGGCTCATAGCTACCCACTCCTCGCAAGGCAAATTTCACAGGACAAGGCTGCTCTCTTGGCCTTCAAGAACACGTTGACGCTGCAAAGTCAACGGGCTCTATCGAACTGGAACGAGACTACCGAGATGTGCGAGTTCGTCAACGTTACGTGCGACAGACGGCAGGGTCGCTATGTCGTGTACCTCCAACTCCGCAGCAGAAATCTCTCCGGCCACCTCTCCCCGGTCCTTGCCAACCTCACCTGGATTCGCCGGCTCGACTTGTCCGGGAACGAACTCTCCGGCCATATACCTCGTGAATTCTCCAGCTTAAGGCGCCTCAAATACCTCGATCTCTCATACAACAATCTTTTTGGTGCGATTCCTCCGTCACTTGCCTACCTCACCAGCCTTCGTTATCTATACCTTGCCAACAATTATTTTGCAGGTCAGATTCCAGCCTCCATCTTCTACAACTGCACCAGGTTAGGTCAGATAGACCTCTCTGCGAATGAGCTCTCCGGCCATATACCTTCGGCTGCGGGAATTGGTCTTCCAGTTTTGTCCGCCCTCAACCTCTACCAGAATTATTTTACTGGTAGATTGCCGATATGGCTCTCAAATTCGTCGTTGCTGCGTCAATTGGATGTCAGCAACAATAATCTTTCGGATGAGTTGCCCACTGCAATCATACAGGACAAGACTAAGCTTAAAGTCCTTCAATTGTCCCTTAATAACCTGTCGAGCCATGACAATAACACCAACCTCGAGCCCTTCTTCTTGACTCTCTCAAACTGTTCAGAGCTCGTAGAACTTGAAATCGCAGGAGCGGGCATTGGTGGATTCTTGCCGCATGCCATCGGTAGGGGCCCCAGAAATCTGTCCATCATCCACCTCGAAGATAACTTGATCTCTGGACCAATCCCTCCTGACATAGCCAACCTTACCAATTTGACTCTGCTCAACCTGTCCGGCAACCATCTAAATGGAGCGATCCCAAAGGAAATCTTCGGCATATCAAAGCTACAGAGATTGATCTTGTCCAACAATGTCTTGACCGGTTCTATTCCTCCTGAGATCGGAAATGTCGTCTCGGTCGACCTGCTGGATTTGTCGAGCAACAAATTGTCTGGTGAGATTCCAAGTAGCATCGGAAACCTTGTCCGAATCAGCTATTTGTATCTCCACAGCAATGAACTCTTTGGATCGATACCTGCTACTCTCGGACGATACAAGAGCTTGAACGATCTTGATCTTTCATTCAATAGATTGACCGGGAAGCTGCCCGGAGAAGTATCAGGCATCGCCAAGGTAATGCTTAATCTCTCGAACAACCAACTCGAAGGAAGTCTTCCTAAGGAGCTCAGCAACATGGATCACGTGCAGATGATAGATCTGTCTGCCAACAACTTCACCGGAGTCATCCCGGTGCTCTCAACTTGTGTTGAGCTGATGCTCATCAACCTTTCCCACAACCATCTCGAAGGGCAGCTTCCGACGGAGCTTGGCAGTCTCCGAAACCTCGAGACGCTTGATGTTTCCTTCAACGGCTTAGGCGGGGAGATTCCATCGAGCCTTAACAAGTGCACCCATCTCAGCTTCTTCAATCTCTCGCACAATGATTTCACCGGGTGGATACCCACCGGCGGAGTCTTCTCCAGGTTCACCAATCTTTCCTACCTCGAGAACCCACGCCTGTGCGGATTAGTGCTGCAAAGGGCCTGTCGTCGGCGACCACCGCAGTGGCGGCATTCTCCTAAGTTCTTGATCGCCATTTCTGTGGGTGGGTCAGTGGTTGCCTTTCTGCTCACACTGTGCTGCGTTAAACTGGTGAGAAAGATGGAAGGAATGGGTATCCCCAGGAGGGGCGACATCTTTGGTGGCTCATCACCGGTCGTCAAGTCGAGCTACCCTCGAATCACCTACCGAGAACTCGTGGAGGCGACCGAAGAGTTCAGCCAAGGAAGACTAGTTGGGTCCGGCAGCTACGGACGTGTTTACAGAGGGGTGTTGAGAGATGGAACCGTGGTGGCAGTAAAAGTATTGAACCTCCACACCGGTAATTCGACTAAGAGCTTCAACAGAGAATGCCAAGTTCTGAAGCGAATCAGGCACCGAAACCTGATGAGGATCATCACGGCATGCAGCCTACCGGATTTCAAAGCTCTGGTTCTTCCTTTCATGGCGAACGGCAGCCTCGACAGCTACCTCTACTCATCCTCTTCGGATCTGAGCTTGATTCAGAGGGTAAACATTTGCAGTGACATCGCAGAAGGGATGGCCTACTTGCACCACCACTCGCCCGTGAAGGTTATACATTGTGATCTGAAGCCCAGCAACGTGCTGCTCAACGATGACATGACTGCTTTGGTCTCCGATTTCGGGATCGCGAGGTTGGTGATGAACGTTGGGGTTGGGAGTGAGGTGGAAAACGTGGGGAATTCTACTGCTAACATGCTTTGTGGCTCCATCGGATACATAGCACCCG AATATGGATACGGCGCGAGAGCATCGACGAAGGGGGACGTCTACAGCTTCGGCGTGCTCGTGCTCGAAGTGGTGACGAGAAAGAGGCCCACCGATGAGGTGTTCGAGGGCGGAAACAGCTTGCAGCAGTGGGTGAAGAGCCACTACCACGGTGGGGCGGAGACGGTGGTGGACTCCGCGTTAGGCAGCGAGGCGAGGAAACAGACGCCGGAGGTGAGGAGAACGTGGGAGGTCGCCATCGGAGAGCTTCTGGAACTGGGCGTCGTCTGCACCCAGGAGAGTCCGTCGTCCAGGCCGACAATGGAGGACACTGCCGATGACTTAGATCGGTTGAAGAAGTATCTTGCCGGCGACACCACCGCCACGTTCGGCTCTTCTCTTGGTATGTCGTCCTCCATTTTTGGAGAGACAAGCTTGTCGAACGTCGATGACTAG